The nucleotide window TTCCCAGAATGAGCTCTACATAGACATCTAGTGGTTTAACACAATTTTAAcaagtaaataaattaaataaatgacaaATAACCTCATTTTATATAAGAAGTATAAAGTTTGGCATGCTGTGCATCAGGAAGCAAAATTATCAGGCTTATCCTTATTTGATTTCACAGTATGTTGTGCATATTTCAAACACTGCAGCTTAGTATAGCCAATACAACAGCTCCATCTATAATTCAGATACAAATCAATTGGTCGGTATTGTCTGCACATTATGGAACAGTTCAtcttgatttcattttttttttttttttttaacttggacGGCTAAGAGTTGAAGAGCTATTGCATGTCTAGACTTTTTTTTGCCAGTGATCTCAGAGGTTTTATAAAGAATTACAGTACTTGGTGTAGTACATTTAGAATTACTAAAAAACCATTTTGCAAACATTCATTGCATACAACAAGTTGCATTTGTTAAAGAGCTACTGAGTGACTTTTTTTCCAGGTGGGAATATGATACACATATCACTGCTTATAATGCATCAATGTCATTTAGACCTGGTCCTTGATACAGTTTGTCAACATACAGGCAGTAATTACTAAAGTATGAAGTgtcagaaattctaaatgaatttaatattttaaaccaGAAAAGCCAAATCGGAAAAATTCGTAAAGCCCAAGCTTttcccagatcagctattttggtctaaatttgaaattcacattgaattccaaGTGgttcacactttattgaataaccctgtagttCTTTTAGCAGCCAACAGAAAATCACAATAACATCATAATGACACCAAAGGGGAAAAGTGTGAATAAAGGCTCTATACTCTACAGACACCCTAGACACTTCACTTATATGACATACTGCAGTATGGCCAGCTTCCATCAGTACACATACTTCTACCATTTTTATAAAGTACCCTAATCTTTCCCGCTGCACTTACCCAGCGTTCTACAGGGTATGCTGGTTCTGGtgccgattggaatgtaaatacATATATGGAGTGAAAATATGCAATTTTTCAAAATTGTAGCAATTTTGAACACattaaaaatcaataagatatGGCGTTAAATTCCTGTGTTGTACATTTATCTAAGGTGACTTTTTCTAAATCTATTGACAACATTTTAAATGAACCCCATCCATCtgtgagatatttttttttcagcaatgCTACAGTTGTCaaagagttttgtttttttctggcactTATTTTACACGTATGTGCAAATGTCCAGTGATATTTTACATACTCCTGCAGTCGCTCCTATAGTTCTTTGCTTAATTTTCCAACAGTAAATTTATAACTGGCTACACCTACAAGTTATTATCTAATATACCCCCTTCCCACTACTGGCATTTAATATAACAGTTTTTTCCCGAATGTTTTGTGTGTTTCCATCAACAGGCAGAACAGATATCTAATATTTAGTGTCGTACACAAGATTGTGAGTCGATAATCACAAGGTTTTGATCATAGCTGCCTATGGAGGCATACATGTCTGCGTCATGAACAGACTCCTGTGAGCTGAGCAATATACTTTACTTTGAGTGAGTATTGGTTACTCGGCCATATATTTGCCAAAGACCACTCGTGGCCTTTATGATCAGTGTCCATGAAACTTTGCCCATTGGGCCTTTTTGTAGCTCAGTCAAACATTCTAGCGATCATTATGTCCACTAGGAACTAAATGGCATTCCTAAATGTTCTACAATTTCCTTGAGGATCTCAGAGTTTCCAAAGAACTGCAGTACCCTCGGCATCCTGAATATTAATCTTGCTTTTTGTGGTTCTCCCCGTCTTTCAACGATGATGAGAAGTCCACTATTAGTTTAGCAGTTTTTCTGGGTCTCTCCATAACCACTGAGTGTCCACAGTTTTCTAGTATTTCCACCTGGCTTCCAGGTATCGAACTAGACAAAACATCAGCTCCGGAAACATCCAGCACCTGAATTAAAGTTGAAACAAAGTATATTTACTGGTTCCTCTCTGACATAATACAGTATCAGAAGGGTGAAGATCCTTACCTGATCCTGCTTGCCCCATATTATTTGGGTAGGAGCTTTGATTTTAGCCATGTGCTCATGTAGACTGTAACGTGAATTCTCCCTGACTATGTCTAAAAACACTGAAAGAGTAAAATGTATTAGAAAATACACTGCATGGTATATTAATCAGAAAATGTGCGTATGGGATATAAGATAAGATTTTAGCAGATCGTTGTATTTAAACTTTTTTGACACAAACCTTTAAAATGCAAAGGTTGctatactaaaaataaaaaatacttataaaaaaagagaacacagTATTTCTCAAATGACTAGGTCTACTTTATGCAGGTTTTGTTAACAACAAGTATACCGGTTTCAGAAAATGCATGTTGCACTAGAAAacacaaaaatgtaataaataaaccaGTATAATCCACAACAAACACTTTGTTGGTTCATAGAACAGTTTACGATATATGTTAAAATGCATCCATATTCTGTTAAATCAATGTCAAATAGTCTCATCTATTATTCATACCcatattaaaatattgatttaagCTGTTTGTGTTGTACATTGGAAACCCAATACTGTACTTCCTGGACTACATATATTATCCTATGTATTACTTCCAGTTTatcatgtatcttttttttttttttaattctttatgatATCTCATATATCTTAACTTACGTTTTCTGTAAAATTCATTGTGAGGAATGCGTACATCGACAAGGCCCTGCAAAACCTGTAGAAATACAGTTGAAGTAGAACAATACAGTTTACCATAGAGAAGATAAAGATTATTTATCAATATAAAATACTGCACATTTGGTACAAAGAGGTATATATGATGCAAAGTAAGGCATACATTTCTATGAACACTTTGTTTCAAAGTTTTGTGTTGCTTTTGcagtcaaaacaaaacaaacttcaGTTATATCAAGTACACTTATTCTACTTTCAATTTAGGATTACAGGTAAATTAGTTGtttacaaagataaagcaccacgtttacagcagcagtagcttagtatccaacagctcaaaatacatagtaaaaacaaagagaacgttacctgcactctggcctaaatccccatatacatttaaacaaaatggaggctctttagttttattccaatggtcatttgaatataagctcacctgccacgtcaaggcaagccccaaaaggtgagtcctacactagccattagatttgctgatatcaacTGATATTACAGTTGCTttctgtaatagtttttttttttttatctttatttttgcacagtgAGACATGAATTTGGCACAATCAAGAGACAAAGACGTATAGAGAATTTAAGGCAGAAGAAAGCAGTGGTAAGCATACCCATATCAGACTGTGGTTTTTATATAAAAGCGTTGTCACATTACCCTAAGgcgtggaggtgggggcaggggtggtatATGGACAATAGACAGTCGGGCTGATCCAGGCATGTGTGTATTGACTATGCTACATGTAGTAATGGaatgttaaactgtttttttttttttagatgggcTATCCTGACTTATTCCAGCTAGGGTTCAGGTCGTGACTGTGGCATAAGAATCCTAAGTGGACAGACTAGGCACAAACTCTGGAGTGTTTGCTGGGTTCCAGCCATGAGAACCCGTGGGCGCTGCAACCTGTTTGGGTGGACCAAGCGAATCAAGTGGAAGGCCCAGGTTTTGTGAGTCGACGCGGCTCCTTGAGGATTGTGTATTGTATCCGTTGTGTCCCCCTGGAAGACTATCAAGGGACGCGGAAGGCTACAGCCGTAGCGGGTGTTGTGCTTACGCAGAATGGAGGTAAGTGATCAAAGAAACAGTCTGCTTTCTGTAATTTCTTTTAATCTCAATGAAGAAAGGAGCAGATTAGATGtaacaattaaatatatttttaacattagtgttcctttaacaaatctGTCAGGTACTCTAAATTGAACAAGCATACCACTTATCTGCTGtgtacagtaacattttacagTCCTCTATCATTCCAAAAAGGGGTGACCTGAAGTATGCCTACATATTGCtcattaaccctttaaccccttaaggacacatgacatgtgtgacatgtcatgattcccttttattccagaagtttggtccttaaggggttaaaatcaagtTTTGTTTCCTGAATTCAAAATCTGGGAAATATATATTGGGCGCAGCAATTCTGAAGAATCATATTTCTgtaattctcccagaacacacTGCTGCATATGAAATCTCATTTCTATATTTCATTGTGTACTACTGCAGGCAGCCTTAGCAATAAAGtactgtttataaaaaaaaaaaaaaaaaaggtatttaaaccAAAGCACCAAAGACCAACAACTAACTGTGGACTGTACAGTTTTGACCTCTTGAGTCAATAATAAATGGATCTATTTTTCATGTAGATAAATAGCAATTTATTTAATGAAATCACAACAATTCCTCTGTTGATCTCTGTTTAACGGAtttgtttcctggcactggagagtccctttaaataaagaagTTAAGGTCTTGATTGTTTTGAAACatttaaacattgtattaatGATGAAGCAGGCTGTGaaacacaaacaagattattCACAAGTGGGAATTGCTGAGAATTAAAAGTACATATTAGATTTTAGGTCAGAATAGTTacattggaaacattctccaaataAACAATGTCTTTATTTTGACCAAAATCAATAGCACTGCAAGTGATAACATTGTCACGCTGATATGAAAAAGCAAATGAATCCTACTCTAATCTATCCTAAATGACTACCTGTGTCTTACCTGCCGTGGAATTTTAAATCGCACGTAGGAGCAGAGCTTCAGCATTTCCCCCATTTCTTCTGCCGTTGATGGAATGAGAGAGATTTTCTGTGGATCGCCTGATTCTTTCAGTTGTTTCAGGAATTTACTATCATTTGGATATTGAAGGCCTATAGATTAGAATCAGAATAAGAAAGCAATATGAATACAATAGTGTTCTTGAACCACAGTAAGGTCTGTCTGTAAATCATTTTTCATTgacttagtttaaccccttaaggacacaacttctggaataaaaagggaatcatgacggaatatttccatcatgtgtccttaaggggttaaccagccACTCGATGAcaggaaaaacaaataaatcaaaacaCAAACAATGCCCATACCTCCCTCAAAGTGAGCAAGAAAATGAAATAATCCATTTCACCTATTCATAGCCAGTTTGTTCAATGAAAAGAgttgaagggttactccaagaatGCCAACCACTACAGACCACCATCGTGGTTATGATCCCAGGAGTACTGTGGCCCCATTTCCTGCTAATGGGGCAAACCGTTTTGTAATAGTCTGCCCCCTTACCTGGTCCAACCCGGCACCTGGTCTCCTATAAGGCTGGATGTGACAGGCATCCAGCTTCTGcttaatatgcacagaattgacattagccagcctggaactcttgtgatgctgccagaggtggagttacatccAGCAGCAGAGGTGATGACAACTTCAAATTACTGAAGAGGCCATGGTGCTTTTAGTAACCCTATAATATATTCAGCATTAGCATATAACAGTGGATAACAATGCTTACCAGCAGGGCATATCAGAGACAGATAGCAGATATCAGCTGGATATTGAGCAGCATAAACACCAGCCACATTTCCACCCATCGAAGTGCCCACGAGATGGAATGGTTTCTTATTCAGATTGATACTTTCTACAAActgaggtttaaaaaaataaaaaaaggaaaatggcaaTAATTATGTAAatctaaaaacataaatatacatttattgtaaatatgaACACTCCATTTAATTTATATCCTTAGTTCATGTTTTTTCGTTATAATTCCTTTCCAGAGCTGAAGCGCTTGTTTTTTTCAGCCTCAGCTTCATACATGCTGTGGACTGACCCCAGATACCAAATCACATTACAACGCTTGGGAAGCCAATTAATATTCTAAGATACCAGGAACAGAAGCCCATCACTTTACATAGTCACAACAGAAACTACACAGGCACAACAGAAAGTTGAAAACATGAAACTAAGCAAAAAACCTCCAGGCACAAATACATGAAAAAGAACTGCATTATTTTCtccatattttacaaatattgtcCTTAATTGTATGGGAATTATGCTCAAATACAGACATGAGTTTTCATTTTGTTGCCATTACTGTTAAGCTGTATTGATAATAACGTTTATACAAATACCCATAAGCAGGgacatttattttatgtatctaTTTTTGTTGAAGTTTTTATGAGATAATATGTCGGACCCTGTGCTAAATATCGCAAGATAAGGGATACAATATACCAGGGTTCAAAGTTTCCACTCTGCAATGAAAAAAAGGTGTCCTGGCAGGTAGAAATTCACTTCTACTGAGTGTGCAATGTGCTCTCCAGGCTTGCAATGGTGAGTATCTTTTAAAGCCTGAGTAGTTGCACAAGACTTAAAATTCCAAGCCTTGCCATTGTGTGTCTAAATTATTTTAATCCTATAATATTCTTTGGAGGGGCGTTTTCTGGAATCGCCCCTCCTCTCTACACTCCTGCAATCCTTTGATTGGCCACCTTTGATGTGTCGGTGGTTGTTAGTCCCCTGGAGTCAGCACTCTCACTAATAAAGCTCAAGTGTTCTTAATATGCTTCTCCACCACTTTCCCTTCTTTTCAACCACCCTACCCACCCTCCACCCTTCTTCCCTCACACGTATTTGGCTATTTTGTAgtaaattgtatgtatttggcaTAATGGCTAATTTATGAATATCTCACTTGTGAATTCTCATTTATCTATCTGTAGTTTCAAGTTTCTCATACAACTTAgtttcaattaagttgttatggtgctcaaaCTGGTCCTTTAACTTCTCACGTTCGTAAATAACCATGAAAGTGATATCTCTTTTACCTATTCAGAGGCTTAGTTTATAGGCCATGATGTtgtattttaatagttttaaaCATCAATTAAAATACAACAAACCATGTTCAATACAGAGGAAATCTGATTATGTTTTAAGTATATTAAGTGATTATTTTAGTAACAGAAAATTAAGAAAGAAGACAACATATATCTAAAAACTATGGATGCACATAGCActggaagaaagaaaacacagaaatggtatatatatgtatgtatatatataacattcaGTAACACCTCCATCAAGCCAGCTGCATATGTAAATGTCATTATAATCACAATTTTATATAAGCTTTTTGTTCTTCAGTCAGAGTGCAAAGATGAACCAGATGGGATGTAATCATTTTATAGAGAACATGAGattttaatctccaaagatttagGATGCCCTGGCAACATTCAGAGTGTGAGATGTGTGTTAGCAGCTGCAGCAATCTATTGAAGTGCTTTTAGTATAAGCTCCTATGGTTTTACATGGATATATCTTAGAGGAATGGGTTTATGGATATGGTATATACTGCTTATCCCCGTGGGTGGCAACAAGTTGCAAGAAGCTACAGGGATCAAATGTTCTGTATCAAATAAAGTGACAAGATTACTAGAAACAATGTTAatacaattaaagggaaactcctctGGAAATTACACAATTATAAATATGCAACATTCTTTCTATTTCTCCTTTACTAACAggacagtttgtttttttaaacaatgatcAAAAATTTTGTTGACCTAAAATTTAAACTGAATTTCTCACAACTGACAACTATAtatgtttgttaaagggacactacagtcacccagaccacttaatctcattgaagtggtattgGTGCAGTCTTCCTGTCCCAGTTAGTCCTGAAATGTAAATGATTGCAGTTTTTGAGCAACTGCAATGATtacttgcaggactaagactgcctctagaggctgtcagacAGAGGCACTTTGTGGATCCAAATGGACTCAAGGTcacctaaatgacgctggatggtgttttgctctgcatgaggacatccagcatcagtgaaacCCTGATAGTATAGGATTGAataaatgctttactatggggagggcctaaggcGCCCGCGACGCTAGCCACACTTGCACATTCACCCTCTCCCCACACAGTCTAATGACATCAGAGGAGGCAGAGTGCCGACCCAGTGCCGAGGTAGGAGGGGAccaaagggcactatagtgttaggaatacaaatgtgtattcctaacactatagaatccctttaagtataGGGTGTAAGTACCATATAAAGATAATATTAAAATTCCAGGAAGGACATTtcccctttaaagggaaactccagtgccagaaaaacaatccgtttttctggcactggagggaccctctccctcccaccccccaatccccggttactgaaggggtgaaaaccccttcagtcacttacctgggacagcggcgatgtccctcgccgctgtcttcGCCTCCGTGACGCTCCTctcagtgattgcgtcggccggtgggcgagactgatctcggcCTAggtgacgtaatgcgcatgcgcggaaatgccgcgcatgcgcattacgtctccccataggaaagcatttaaaatcatttcaatgctttcctatggggttttgagcgacgctggaggtcctcacacagcgtgaggacgtccagcgacgctctagcacaggtttcctgtgctagaacccaggaagtgacctctagtggctgtctagtagacagccactagaggtggagttaaccctgcaatgtaattattgcagtttatgaaaaactgcaataattacacttgcagggttaagggtagtgggagttggcacccagaccactccaatgagcagaagtggtctgggtgcctggagtgtccctttaagcattaacatatataaaatagaaaaaaattcctCCTTtgttccaaaaagtttttttttgtttttttgttttttttacacagcaATTATAATTTCCTGCATATAACTATTGAACTCTTAACTCCTGGCCACCAAA belongs to Pelobates fuscus isolate aPelFus1 chromosome 7, aPelFus1.pri, whole genome shotgun sequence and includes:
- the ABHD6 gene encoding monoacylglycerol lipase ABHD6; amino-acid sequence: MDLDIVNMFLIAGGTLLIPILAFTASFLVWPAALINIYYWYWRRTLGMQVKYANYGNYTFCYITRGRPGPKPSLLMLHGFSAHKDMWLSVVKFLPKHLHLVCVDMPGHEGTTRSALDDYTANEQVKRIHQFVESINLNKKPFHLVGTSMGGNVAGVYAAQYPADICYLSLICPAGLQYPNDSKFLKQLKESGDPQKISLIPSTAEEMGEMLKLCSYVRFKIPRQVLQGLVDVRIPHNEFYRKLFLDIVRENSRYSLHEHMAKIKAPTQIIWGKQDQVLDVSGADVLSSSIPGSQVEILENCGHSVVMERPRKTAKLIVDFSSSLKDGENHKKQD